A window from Fragaria vesca subsp. vesca linkage group LG5, FraVesHawaii_1.0, whole genome shotgun sequence encodes these proteins:
- the LOC101307117 gene encoding zinc finger CCCH domain-containing protein 17-like, translating into MVVGAQPKPQPQSQPQPQQPQQPEPSPEEEALKRNTDCVYFLASPVSCKKGSECEYRHSEHALYNPRDCWFWLNGNCLNLKCSFRHPPLDGLLESPAASSAGPSLPIPHTATMPATNATFNSSKQAVPCIFFQRGFCSKADKCPFSHGPNSFTTSKVPQAPAATHGTEPSSHKKVFGGIQKCNQEMKIPQVSASKIVGVPPQSKPAPKVVTAPPRNGVGIERNVIPTRDFDDEALRYKARSGFPAMNGDSTGQANHYLQAHVSENHGFQIGKDVDEHLRESSPGFDVLVDDELGDSDYYHGEEQFGRTRVHDGRNLNSMNEYDLDRPADYNPIADGDRERFHDPRGYDPYDQMQGRYAWDQHRASSERLLVGPAHSERRGYRKSDSPDHIDGSDLRHRLSKHRRGNGLRSVVSNEYDGHVEERKSRPRRDPQQLPSHEGSLSSRLRGRIKLPGGSSPVNGSDLRQEREGRGRHRDRSRDRSRDRLSPRRPQSMSHQGRLRDRIQGRVQEDSNNNEPRNIGAPRMRREVLDERSSEFSRPKRLSEPKPNNVNMENNQQSEGDLSFEGPKPLSEILKRKREAEAAAASGSRKRSSINKQGNSEREGAASNPGGSGTGDVTTTLNSQSPVAKEESKSATTDTVGTENEKNDLAPGQSSQGQQETEEGAIYDETAEYHELEGEDQREGEYDYEQGEDGEYTYEEGENADGEEEYLEEEDGDDFAKKIGVMFS; encoded by the exons ATGGTAGTCGGCGCACAACCAAAGCCGCAGCCACAATCCCAACCCCAACCCCAGCAGCCGCAGCAACCGGAGCCTTCGCCTGAAGAGGAGGCCCTCAAGAGGAACACCGACTGCGTCTACTTCCTCGCCTCCCCCGTCTCCTGCAAAAAG GGGAGTGAATGTGAATATCGCCACAGTGAACATGCTCTGTACAATCCTAGGGATTGCTGGTTCTGGTTGAATGGGAATTGCTTAAATTTGAAATGCTCGTTTCGGCATCCA CCTCTTGATGGCTTGCTTGAAAGCCCAGCAGCAAGTTCAGCTGGACCTTCGTTGCCGATACCACATACTGCAACGATGCCTGCAACCAATGCTACTTTTAACTCGAGTAAACAAGCAGTTCCCTGCATCTTCTTTCAAAGGGGGTTTTGTTCAAAAGCTGATAAATGCCCTTTCTCGCATGGACCAAATTCTTTTACTACTAGTAAAGTTCCACAGGCCCCAGCAGCTACCCATGGTACAGAACCTTCAAGTCATAAGAAGGTTTTTGGTGGCATTCAAAAGTGCAATCAAGAGATGAAGATTCCTCAGGTAAGTGCCTCAAAGATTGTCGGAGTGCCTCCTCAGTCCAAACCTGCTCCTAAGGTTGTGACTGCTCCACCAAGAAATGGAGTTGGCATTGAGAGGAATGTGATACCAACTAGAGACTTTGATGATGAGGCTCTTAGATACAAGGCAAGAAGTGGTTTCCCTGCAATGAATGGAGACTCTACAGGTCAGGCCAATCATTATCTTCAGGCTCATGTATCAGAAAACCATGGTTTCCAAATTGGGAAGGATGTTGATGAGCATTTGAGGGAGTCCTCTCCTGGATTTGATGTTCTTGTAGATGATGAGCTTGGAGATTCTGACTACTACCATGGTGAGGAACAGTTCGGAAGAACAAGAGTTCATGATGGAAGGAACTTGAATTCTATGAATGAGTATGATTTGGACCGTCCTGCGGATTACAATCCAATAGCTGATGGTGATCGAGAAAGGTTTCATGACCCACGAGGCTATGACCCTTATGATCAGATGCAAGGGAGATATGCTTGGGACCAGCACAGGGCTTCATCTGAGAGACTGCTAGTTGGCCCTGCTCATTCAGAGAGGAGGGGTTATCGTAAATCTGATAGCCCAGATCACATTGATGGGTCAGACCTGCGACATCGTTTGTCCAAACATAGGAGGGGAAATGGTCTGAGATCAGTTGTCAGCAATGAGTACGATGGCCATGTTGAGGAGCGAAAAAGCCGTCCTCGTAGGGATCCACAGCAATTGCCCTCACATGAGGGCTCCCTCAGCAGTCGTCTTCGTGGCAGAATAAAGCTTCCAGGTGGATCTTCTCCGGTCAATGGTAGTGACTTGCGCCAAGAGAGGGAAGGCAGAGGAAGACATCGTGACAGAAGTCGTGATAGAAGTCGCGATAGGTTGTCACCCAGAAGGCCTCAAAGTATGTCCCACCAAGGAAGGCTTCGAGACAGAATACAAGGAAGGGTGCAAGAAGACTCTAATAATAATGAGCCGAGAAACATTGGGGCTCCTCGTATGAGGAGAGAGGTACTGGATGAAAGAAGCTCCGAGTTTTCTCGTCCAAAACGTCTTTCAGAGCCAAAGCCAAATAATGTAAACATGGAGAATAATCAGCAATCTGAAGGTGATCTCTCATTTGAAGGGCCAAAGCCTCTTAGCGAGATTCTGAAGAGGAAGAGAGAAGCTGAAGCAGCTGCAGCTTCTGGGAGCAGGAAAAGATCTTCTATTAATAAACAAGGCAACAGTGAGAGAGAAGGCGCAGCGAGCAATCCAGGTGGCTCTGGGACAGGAGATGTTACAACGACACTTAACAGTCAGTCCCCTGTGGCCAAAGAAGAGAGCAAGTCTGCAACCACTGATACAGTTGGAACTGAAAATGAAAAGAACGATTTGGCTCCTGGCCAGTCTTCCCAAGGGCAGCAAGAGACTGAAGAAGGTGCGATATATGATGAAACAGCTGAGTATCACGAGCTTGAGGGCGAAGATCAGAGGGAAGGAGAATATGATTACGAGCAAGGAGAGGATGGCGAATACACTTATGAAGAAGGTGAAAACGCAGATGGTGAAGAGGAATACCTGGAGGAGGAAGACGGGGATGACTTTGCTAAGAAGATTGGCGTCATGTTCTCTTAA
- the LOC101303233 gene encoding uncharacterized protein LOC101303233, which yields MLENPTSAAPPAASDPTSAVKRYAPPNQRNRALNRRKSAERFDRTNNLHGSDLEKNQIVFSRGSGVIDHGDGGGSSLLNENSQPCFIALEGCCSSQAFDLLNNRWAAAMHCFNDPSVDLSGQWKNSLLMVAAGGAGAPGSSMDFLSELHRLKHNFNVSSGI from the exons ATGCTGGAAAATCCTACATCAGCGGCACCACCCGCCGCTTCAGATCCAACCTCAGCTGTCAAGCGCTACGCTCCTCCCAATCAGAG AAATCGTGCTCTTAACAGACGCAAGTCCGCAG AGCGGTTTGATCGAACTAACAATCTACATGGGAGTGATTTGGAAAAGAATCAAATTGTCTTTTCAAGAGGTTCTGGTGTTATAGATCATGGGGATGGAGGTGGCAGCAGTCTTCTAAATGAAAACTCTCAACCCTGTTTTATAGCTTTGGAGGGGTGTTGCAGCAGTCAAGCTTTCGATCTCTTGAATAATC GTTGGGCAGCCGCAATGCATTGCTTCAATGATCCATCTGTAGATCTATCAGGTCAGTGGAAGAACTCTTTG TTAATGGTTGCAGCAGGGGGTGCTGGGGCGCCTGGTTCTTCCATGGACTTCTTGAGTGAACTTCACCGGTTGAAGCACAATTTCAATGTCAGTTCTGGAATCTAG
- the LOC101303523 gene encoding uncharacterized protein LOC101303523 yields MLASLSIGFLFGALAILAAEALLLYYFFIIKLNLKTKKRRENQAPPDSQETQRRQSLESKQGVVWVLEPEKVPKSWQDSVSREQRVSREQKRKKEFYEVSPVKKHAKLKNQLLLLKESDGSQTAVPLKSCTIEAVSSTSLASRKWAKRFPLKLESKTAILYKGSKIFYIYLETSWEKESWCKALRSASCDDKEKLDRFAKLQEQFQCYLTLLNAGYPSFTKYSGVVSAPEPADRANRVDGSPSKVRLFLKKFSKKNAKVEPDNKLNWTSSLGREEKKIYEKFRPSQDSVSVTSSSDPSPPVKRAQSFTEGNTIPAIPPASTLTHCGSQSHSSVISDAESDEKLSSDEGTLCLNLLLSRLFFDAKSSVEIKRSIQALIQRTLSNMRTPSYVGDVICTDLNIGNLPPYIHGMRVVPVDMSDVWALEIDIGYYGGAVLDVETRLEVRELDFPKGIGDADSDSGSARDMSSDLFEEFEYFGKHLNLVEGAGDVVDPKEECDPKPDGLKISKSSMSASSNGSRWKSLLNSIAKQVSQVPLSLAIRITSLRGTLRLHIKPPPSDRLWFGFTSMPDIDFNLDSSVGDHKITSGRIALFLISRFKAAIRETLVLPNFENVCIPWMLAEKDDWVPRKTAPFIWVNQESSDSRTIFSEVPTEEKYRTESDGGTSADHSQGKNRTLKQADSVEKTRHDPINRLAFSVGSKGLSAGSNNTTSRELRTPLLVNGEPQETRKNKLDDIAESQSPSRSVILFDKQNSVNSEDDESKSKRVGRRARMLDLGKKMGEKLEEKRRSIEEKSRNIVEKMRGP; encoded by the exons ATGTTGGCGTCGCTGAGTATTGGGTTTCTCTTTGGGGCTTTGGCGATCTTGGCCGCGGAAGCCTTGCTACTCTACTACTTCTTCATTATCAAATTAAACCTCAAAACCAAAAAACGCAGAGAGAACCAAGCCCCACCGGATTCTCAGGAAACCCAGCGTCGCCAATCCCTGGAATCGAAGCAG GGAGTAGTTTGGGTGCTAGAACCGGAGAAAGTTCCGAAAAGTTGGCAGGATAGTGTGTCAAGAGAGCAGAGAGTGTCAAGAGAGCAAAAGAGAAAGAAGGAATTCTACGAGGTTTCTCCAGTTAAAAAACATGCAAAATTGAAGAACCAGCTACTCCTTCTTAAGGAATCAGATGGTTCCCAGACAGCAGTTCCGTTAAAGAGCTGCACTATTGAAGCGGTTTCTTCTACGAGTCTTGCTTCTAGAAAATG GGCCAAAAGGTTTCCGTTGAAATTGGAAAGCAAGACCGCCATACTCTACAAGGGAAGTAAGATCTTCTATATATATCTTGAAACTTCGTGGGAGAAAGAATCGTGGTGTAAAGCTCTTCGTTCAGCATCATGTGATGACAAAGAAAAACTTGACCGGTTTGCCAAGTTGCAGGAACAATTTCAATGTTACTTGACATTGTTAAATGCAGGATACCCCTCGTTCACAAAATATTCTGGAGTGGTATCTGCTCCTGAGCCTGCAGATAGGGCAAACAGAGTTGATGGTTCTCCCTCGAAGGTTCGTCTGTTCTTGAAAAAATTCAGTAAGAAAAATGCTAAGGTTGAGCCAGATAACAAGCTGAACTGGACATCATCCTTAGGTCGTGAAGAAAAAAAGATATATGAGAAATTTCGACCATCCCAGGATTCTGTTTCTGTGACTAGCTCGAGCGATCCTAGTCCACCAGTGAAGAGAGCTCAAAGTTTTACTGAAGGGAATACGATCCCGGCTATCCCACCAGCGTCTACCTTAACTCATTGTGGTAGCCAAAGTCATAGTTCTGTCATATCCGATGCAGAGTCTGATGAAAAGCTTAGTAGTGATGAGGGAACACTTTGTTTGAATTTGTTGTTATCACGACTGTTCTTTGACGCCAAAAGTAGCGTGGAGATTAAAAGATCCATACAAGCTCTGATTCAG AGGACATTGTCCAATATGAGGACCCCAAGTTACGTGGGTGATGTGATCTGTACAGACCTTAATATTGGCAATCTCCCACCTTATATACATGGTATGAGAGTCGTCCCCGTGGACATGAGCGATGTGTGGGCGTTGGAAATTGACATTGGATATTATGGTGGTGCAGTGTTAGACGTTGAAACAAGATTAGAAGTTCGTGAATTAGATTTCCCTAAAGGCATTGGGGATGCGGATTCCGATTCAGGCTCTGCTAGGGATATGTCATCCGACCTTTTTGAAGAATTTGAGTATTTTGGAAAGCATTTAAATCTTGTTGAAGGCGCAGGTGATGTAGTAGATCCTAAGGAGGAGTGTGATCCGAAACCAG ATGGATTAAAAATCTCTAAGAGCAGTATGTCTGCATCAAGTAATGGATCCCGGTGGAAGTCGCTTCTAAATTCAATAGCCAAACAAGTTTCACAG GTGCCTCTATCTTTGGCAATAAGGATAACATCCCTTCGAGGAACATTGCGGTTACATATTAAGCCACCTCCTTCAGATCGGTTGTGGTTTGGCTTTACATCCATGCCTGATATAGATTTCAACCTGGACTCGTCAGTGGGAGATCACAAGATCACTAGTGGCCGCATAGCTTTGTTTCTGATAAGTCGGTTTAAG GCAGCAATCCGTGAAACCCTAGTGCTTCCAAACTTTGAAAATGTATGCATACCATGGATGCTAGCAGAAAAGGATGACTGGGTACCTCGGAAGACTGCTCCCTTCATATGGGTTAACCAAGAATCGAGTGATTCCCGTACTATTTTCTCAGAAGTACCAACTGAGGAAAAATACAGGACGGAATCTGATGGGGGAACCTCCGCTGATCATTCACAGGGCAAGAATCGTACACTCAAACAAGCCGATTCTGTTGAAAAAACAAGGCATGACCCCATAAATAGGTTAGCCTTTTCAGTGGGTTCCAAGGGTCTGTCAGCTGGGAGTAACAATACGACCAGCCGAGAACTAAGAACCCCATTATTAGTGAATGGTGAACCACAAGAAACTCGCAAAAACAAGCTGGATGATATAGCGGAGAGCCAATCTCCATCAAGGTCTGTAATTTTATTTGATAAACAGAATAGTGTTAACAGTGAAGATGATGAATCAAAGTCAAAGAGGGTGGGGCGAAGAGCAAGAATGCTTGATCTGGGCAAGAAGATGGGGGAGAAATTGGAAGAAAAGAGGCGGAGCATCGAAGAGAAGAGTAGGAACATCGTTGAGAAAATGCGAGGACCATGA
- the LOC101303814 gene encoding type I inositol 1,4,5-trisphosphate 5-phosphatase 12-like: MDERSDDEDRDALAGLSSAPAPPRKSHSLSQQLRGTAAQKRHQLRKHSMDDVQIPKNVVNADPYYDSSDDDFFPYSSNTTTASSIVPTSAEEYVSSSQRLDQGLCMEGGIDHSSPGSAKESQPLSEFIGSGGGAGIFKFPTRAAVHPGRPPCLELRPHPLRETQVGRFLRTIACTETQLWAGQEGGVRVWNLKDVFEPGCGLGGRVLRGDEDAAPYYESANTSPAMSLMVDVGNKLIWSGHKDGKIRSWKMDQPLDAATPFKEGLSWQAHRGPVLAMVMTSYGDMWSGSEGGVIKIWPWESIEKSLSLKPEERHMAALLVERSCIDLRSQVTVNGVCSISSQDVKGLLSDNFRARVWCTGSMSFSLWDARSRELVKVFNIEGQIENRVDMSSVQQDQASVEDEMKVKFVSNSKKDKPHGFLQRSRNAIMGAADAVRRVATRGAGAFVEETKKTEALVLTADGMIWSGCTNGLLIQWDGNGNRVRDFTHFPSAVQCFCTFGARIYVGYVSGHIQVLDLEGNVIAGWVAHSSPVIKLAACHGTGCVYSLATHGGIRGWNIKSPGPSDDILRSELAAKESSYTTRDNVRILVGTWNVGQGRASHESLMSWLGSAVPDVGIVVVGLQEVEMGAGFLAMSAAKETVGLEGSSVGHWWLDNIGKALEEGKTFERMGSRQLAGLLISLWVRKNLRTHVGDIDAGAVPCGFGRAIGNKGGVGLRIRVYDRIMCFVNCHLAAHLEAVNRRNADFDHIYRNMVFNRSSLLNTAAGMIPYLFLSCSLAFSTYLFWLLYSSGLPWVLCLAAGVSTTVNTVRTPNAAGNNSEEPARPELAGADVVVFLGDFNYRLFGISYDEARDFVSQRCFDWLREKDQLRAEMKAGKVFQGMREALIRFPPTYKFERHQAGLAGYDSGEKKRIPAWCDRIIYRDNRSVPVSECSLECPVVSAILQYDACMDVTDSDHKPVRCKLALQIAHVDRSIRRMEFGEIIRNNEKIKSILEEMNHVPETHVNTNNIILQSQDTFVLRITNKFMKDMAIFKIICEGQSTVKEDGEEADYRPRGANGLPRWLEVTPAAGIIKPEQSAEVSVHHEEFHTSEEFVDGIPQNWWCEDTRDKEVILLVKVQGSCSAQTYTHRIRVRHCFSAKTVPRIDIKSNSSRRGQPSPKQKQPANSSSETNSKKH, translated from the exons ATGGACGAGAGGAGTGATGATGAGGACAGGGATGCATTGGCAGGGTTAAGCTCTGCTCCTGCTCCTCCCCGGAAATCGCACTCATTAAGCCAGCAACTGCGTGGAACCGCAGCTCAGAAACGGCACCAACTACGCAAGCATAGCATGGACGATGTGCAGATACCAAAGAACGTTGTTAATGCTGACCCCTACTACGATTCTTCGGACGATGATTTCTTTCCTTACTCCTCCAACACCACCACTGCATCCTCCATCGTTCCTACAAGTGCCGAGGAGTACGTCTCCTCATCGCAGAGATTAGACCAAGGCCTATGCATGGAGGGTGGTATTGATCATTCTAGCCCTGGCAGCGCCAAGGAAAGCCAGCCATTATCTGAATTCATAGGGAGCGGCGGCGGAGCAGGAATCTTTAAGTTTCCAACGAGAGCTGCAGTGCATCCAGGTAGGCCTCCATGTTTGGAGTTGAGACCTCACCCTTTGAGGGAGACTCAGGTAGGGAGGTTCCTTAGAACCATTGCGTGCACCGAGACACAACTCTGGGCTGGTCAGGAGGGTGGAGTCAGGGTCTGGAATCTTAAGGATGTATTTGAACCAGGGTGCGGTCTTGGTGGCAGGGTCTTGAGGGGTGATGAGGATGCAGCGCCTTACTATGAATCTGCAAACACCTCTCCTGCCATGTCTTTGATGGTTGATGTTGGGAATAAGTTGATATGGTCCGGGCATAAGGATGGAAAGATTAGGTCGTGGAAGATGGATCAGCCTTTGGATGCTGCTACTCCTTTCAAGGAAGGGCTCTCATGGCAGGCGCACCGCGGTCCTGTTCTTGCCATGGTCATGACTTCTTATG GTGATATGTGGTCAGGTTCCGAGGGTGGTGTTATTAAGATCTGGCCATGGGAATCGATTGAAAAATCTCTTTCTCTAAAGCCAGAGGAAAGGCATATGGCAGCTTTACTGGTGGAGAGGTCATGCATTGACCTTAGGAGCCAGGTTACTGTAAATGGTGTCTGCAGTATATCTTCTCAGGATGTGAAGGGTTTGTTATCTGATAATTTTAGAGCAAGAGTTTGGTGCACTGGGTCTATGTCCTTCTCATTGTG GGATGCCCGTTCACGAGAGCTTGTGAAAGTGTTTAATATAGAAGGTCAGATTGAGAATAGAGTTGACATGTCATCTGTGCAGCAAGATCAAGCATCAGTGGAAGATGAGATGAAGGTGAAATTTGTTTCAAATTCAAAGAAGGACAAACCGCATGGCTTTTTGCAGCGGTCACGCAATGCTATAATGGGGGCTGCAGATGCTGTTCGCCGAGTTGCAACCAGAGGGGCAGGGGCATTTGTAGAAGAAACCAAGAAGACAGAAGCACTAGTGCTAACTGCAGATGGCATGATATGGAGCGGATGTACAAATGGTTTATTGATACAGTGGGATGGGAATGGAAACCGTGTTCGAGATTTTACTCACTTTCCTTCTGCTGTCCAGTGCTTTTGCACTTTTGGGGCACGCATATATGTAGGATATGTGAGTGGTCACATTCAGGTCTTGGATCTTGAGGGAAATGTGATTGCAGGATGGGTAGCACACAGTAGTCCGGTCATAAAATTGGCAGCTTGCCATGGAACTGGTTGTGTTTATAGCTTGGCTACTCATGGTGGTATACGTGGGTGGAACATCAAATCTCCAGGACCTAGTGATGACATACTACGCTCCGAATTGGCTGCTAAGGAAAGTTCATACACTACAAGAGACAATGTAAGAATTTTAGTTGGTACATGGAATGTTGGTCAAGGAAGAGCATCTCATGAGTCACTCATGTCATGGTTGGGTTCTGCTGTGCCGGATGTTGGTATTGTAGTTGTTGGCTTGCAAGAAGTAGAAATGGGTGCAGGTTTTCTGGCAATGTCTGCAGCAAAAGAAACT GTAGGGCTTGAAGGGAGTTCTGTTGGGCACTGGTGGCTGGATAATATAGGAAAGGCTTTAGAAGAGGGAAAAACTTTTGAACGTATGGGTTCTAGGCAACTAGCAGGCTTGCTCATATCTCTTTG GGTAAGAAAGAACCTTAGAACCCACGTCGGAGATATAGATGCTGGAGCAGTTCCATGCGGCTTTGGTCGTGCCATTGGTAACAAG GGAGGTGTAGGTTTGAGAATCAGAGTCTATGATCGGATAATGTGCTTTGTGAACTGTCACTTGGCTGCACATTTAGAAGCTGTCAATCGCCGCAATGCTGATTTTGATCACATTTATCGAAATATGGTCTTCAATCGGTCATCTCTACTTAACACAGCAGCTGGTATGATACCATACCTGTTTTTGTCTTGCTCTCTTGCCTTCTCTACATATTTATTTTGGCTGCTTTATTCTTCTGGCTTGCCATGGGTCCTCTGTCTTGCAGCTGGTGTGTCTACTACTGTCAACACAGTTCGGACTCCAAAT GCTGCAGGCAACAACTCTGAAGAACCAGCAAGACCTGAATTAGCCGGAGCTGATGTGGTTGTTTTTCTGGGTGATTTCAATTACCGACTTTTTGGTATATCTTATGATGAAGCAAGGGACTTCGTTTCCCAAAGATGCTTTGATTGGCTCAGAGAAAAAGATCAGCTCAGAGCAGAGATGAAAGCTGGGAAAGTTTTCCAAGGGATGCGTGAGGCACTCATCAGATTCCCTCCAACATACAAGTTTGAAAGGCACCAAGCAGGTTTAGCAG GATATGACTCTGGTGAGAAGAAACGAATTCCTGCATGGTGTGACAGAATAATATATCGTGATAATCGATCAGTTCCAGTGTCTGAGTGCAGTTTAGAGTGCCCTGTGGTCTCAGCAATTTTACA GTATGATGCATGCATGGATGTGACTGACAGTGATCACAAACCTGTCCGGTGTAAATTAGCTCTACAAATTGCCCATGTTGATAGATCGATAAGGAGAATGGAGTTTGGGGAAATTATTAGGAACAATGAGAAAATTAAGTCTATCCTTGAAGAAATGAATCATGTTCCTGAAACTCATGTGAACACAAACAACATAATCCTTCAAAGTCAGGATACATTCGTGTTGCGTATCACCAATAAATTTATGAAGGATATGGCCATCTTTAAAATCATTTGTGAAGGTCAGTCGACTGTCAAGGAGGATGGAGAAGAGGCTGATTATCGCCCAAGAGGTGCCAACGGACTTCCCAGATGGCTGGAG GTCACACCAGCAGCTGGCATAATTAAACCTGAACAATCTGCGGAAGTGTCCGTTCATCATGAAGAGTTCCATACTTCAGAAGAATTTGTTGATGGCATCCCTCAAAATTGGTGGTGTGAAGACACTCGTGATAAGGAAGTGATTTTGCTGGTGAAAGTCCAGGGTAGCTGTTCAGCGCAAACATACACTCACCGAATCCGTGTGAGGCATTGCTTCTCAGCCAAGACAGTACCACGCATTGACATTAAATCCAACAGCTCCAGAAGAGGCCAGCCAAGTCCAAAACAGAAGCAACCTGCTAACAGTTCAAGTGAAACTAACTCAAAGAAACATTGA